From a single Wolbachia endosymbiont of Oedothorax gibbosus genomic region:
- a CDS encoding AsmA-like C-terminal region-containing protein, with amino-acid sequence MRLSLYAILSISLVLVLLHVAAVFKDWSGYKGYVIKELERTYDAKVHIGGKVEVSLITPKLTIYNVYIQYNENKEQKLSDLISVRKIEVKPSLLSLFLFSLQPKSITLFGMKSNKENLLNIINAKASGNTVDIVIKDSQVSFKSDFADIVNIKEVAVKKNRQFSGKVKVGDNNYDFSGKVNITKKNVYISVESNFVNLLFTGNRNQEELQGSLTLTINNSSSSVSDLAKIINLSFLSCVIPSENIKISSNISLNESEFMATDLKIDSKSMQASGTIQNDRKGNHTNFNISFSKVDLDSIQDNSQKTTNIKDLLECFRAVVPKNLSLNFNMEASNIQYQNKILDNFRAVLKSTDGKVKVNTLLKFPGINNISYLSGEISNNNALSEFNGDLLVEGNDFESFISCFFPSIKMKENQKNQFTLSSKLHLAPRILSISDIRLLNNKESLQGSIRVSHTKKRSVIDGEFSMHNLDADKYDHSLFSSLSKMQWLKNFQYDANIKASVNDFTLNDTKIKNLNFLLKMEKGKLVADKIKLYGEDFDITGNAKILADQKYAKPLLDVNLTGSKFNGKIITLPNLVETKRNEMDQIQWSTKQLDFLDDKEGFDANVQIKTAEFKTEQNVLKDFNLDAVIRNNTITIRQVSYVLEHGQVFFQGYLRSDSMHTKFSIANLDTKKIGKVIGIDNVNGQISLSGEIKTQGKSFHDWANSLSGDINLQAQGIEVTNVDFNSFITNLLSSKNKSEISTLAYVDIYNGKTFFENISGKASIKSGICSTSLQFGIDQASGSISSNLTLSNFALASIFRFFFIPPGYSSPVYIDMHLDGPIWRPKMSFDVDQIFIALVGKKNS; translated from the coding sequence ATGAGACTTTCTTTATATGCCATATTATCAATTTCTTTAGTATTAGTCCTTCTTCATGTTGCCGCAGTTTTTAAGGATTGGAGTGGCTACAAAGGATATGTTATAAAAGAGTTGGAGAGGACGTATGACGCTAAAGTGCATATTGGAGGAAAAGTTGAAGTTTCACTCATTACTCCAAAGCTTACTATTTATAATGTATATATACAATACAACGAAAATAAAGAGCAAAAGTTATCAGATTTAATTAGTGTAAGAAAAATTGAGGTAAAACCGTCACTCCTATCGTTGTTTTTATTTTCGTTGCAACCAAAGTCAATCACATTGTTTGGCATGAAAAGCAATAAAGAAAATTTACTTAATATTATAAATGCAAAAGCCAGTGGTAACACAGTCGATATAGTAATAAAAGACAGCCAAGTAAGTTTTAAGAGTGATTTCGCTGATATTGTTAACATAAAGGAGGTTGCTGTAAAAAAAAATAGGCAATTCTCTGGTAAAGTAAAGGTAGGTGATAATAATTACGATTTTTCAGGAAAGGTTAATATCACAAAAAAGAATGTATATATTAGTGTTGAATCAAATTTTGTAAATTTGCTATTTACAGGTAATAGAAATCAAGAAGAACTCCAGGGTAGTTTAACATTAACAATTAATAACAGTTCCAGTTCTGTGAGTGATTTAGCAAAAATCATTAATCTTAGCTTTCTTTCTTGTGTTATTCCTAGCGAAAATATCAAGATATCATCCAATATAAGTCTTAATGAAAGTGAGTTTATGGCAACTGACTTAAAAATTGATTCCAAAAGCATGCAAGCCAGTGGTACAATACAAAATGATAGAAAAGGCAATCACACTAATTTCAACATTAGCTTCAGTAAAGTTGACTTAGATTCCATACAAGACAATTCACAAAAAACAACGAATATAAAAGACCTTCTGGAATGTTTTAGAGCAGTTGTGCCAAAGAACTTGAGCTTAAATTTTAATATGGAAGCTTCTAATATTCAATATCAAAACAAAATATTGGACAATTTCCGTGCTGTACTAAAATCCACTGATGGCAAAGTAAAAGTTAATACGCTTCTTAAATTTCCTGGAATCAATAATATATCTTACTTATCAGGAGAGATCTCAAACAATAATGCCCTATCTGAATTCAACGGTGATTTGTTAGTAGAAGGAAATGATTTTGAGTCATTCATTTCATGTTTTTTCCCTTCTATAAAGATGAAAGAAAACCAGAAAAATCAATTTACACTAAGTTCTAAACTGCACCTTGCACCAAGAATATTATCTATCTCAGACATTAGATTGCTAAATAATAAGGAATCCTTGCAAGGGTCAATTAGAGTAAGTCACACAAAAAAACGCAGTGTGATTGATGGTGAATTTAGCATGCATAATCTTGATGCAGATAAATATGATCATTCATTATTTAGCAGTTTATCTAAAATGCAATGGCTGAAAAATTTTCAGTATGATGCAAATATAAAGGCCAGTGTTAATGACTTTACATTGAATGATACGAAAATTAAAAATTTGAATTTTTTGCTAAAAATGGAAAAAGGTAAGCTGGTTGCAGATAAAATAAAGCTATATGGAGAAGATTTCGATATTACCGGTAATGCAAAAATATTAGCAGATCAAAAATACGCCAAACCTTTATTAGATGTTAACCTTACGGGCAGTAAATTTAATGGAAAAATTATTACATTACCAAATTTAGTAGAGACGAAAAGAAATGAGATGGATCAAATTCAATGGTCAACAAAGCAGCTTGATTTTTTGGATGATAAAGAAGGTTTTGATGCAAACGTGCAAATCAAAACTGCAGAATTTAAAACCGAGCAGAATGTTTTGAAAGATTTTAATTTAGATGCAGTGATAAGAAACAACACTATCACTATCAGGCAGGTAAGTTACGTATTAGAACACGGGCAAGTGTTTTTTCAGGGTTATTTAAGATCAGATTCAATGCACACAAAATTTTCTATTGCAAATTTGGACACCAAAAAGATTGGTAAGGTTATAGGAATTGACAATGTAAATGGTCAGATAAGCTTAAGTGGTGAAATCAAAACTCAAGGAAAAAGTTTTCATGATTGGGCTAATAGCTTATCAGGAGATATAAATTTACAAGCGCAGGGAATAGAAGTTACTAATGTAGATTTCAATTCATTTATCACTAATTTGTTAAGCAGTAAGAATAAGTCTGAAATTTCCACACTTGCTTATGTTGATATATATAACGGTAAAACATTTTTTGAAAATATTAGCGGAAAAGCAAGTATTAAGAGTGGTATATGTTCAACTAGTTTACAATTCGGGATTGATCAAGCATCAGGGTCAATCTCTTCTAATTTAACCTTATCTAACTTCGCTTTAGCTTCTATATTCAGGTTCTTTTTCATCCCACCAGGTTATAGCAGTCCAGTCTATATAGATATGCATTTGGATGGCCCTATTTGGCGTCCTAAGATGAGTTTTGATGTAGACCAAATCTTCATCGCTCTGGTTGGCAAGAAAAATAGTTAA
- the murJ gene encoding murein biosynthesis integral membrane protein MurJ produces MFKSIFTFSFFTAISRISGLIRDVLIATVIGATSLADIFFSSFRFANLFRSFFAEGAFTTSFIPLYSAESHDNKKAFNFASSVISITFIILVIFCLIMQTFSPYMIQIFTPGFDQSKFALTVTLSRIMLPYIIFSSIAALIGGMLQVKQHFVSTAIAPIILNLCLIISLFIPYIATPEYNLSIAVLVGGALQLLLMLFSAQKLNTLFSFSLELSDKVRLFFKRVVPSIINHCFIQISVWIDTIMASFIPNAVSYIYYADRLNQLPQGIIGTAIGTVLLPLISKQMNNTENIVKIQSKALNIGLMLIMPITAAFIIIPDTILLTLFSYGRFDHYAVQQTVPTLIAFSLSLPAFIINKVLLPTFFAKGNLKIPTMFSLMCLGINVVLNLLLMNEYQHTGIAIATSVSTWINSILLISYLTINKMYKVSQALLLNIMKIFVATAVMSIALYIFNSLLAGLFFDKMLARIVYLTTLIALSVIVYFGTLYLIFRGNLNNLKYV; encoded by the coding sequence ATGTTTAAAAGTATTTTCACATTTAGTTTTTTTACGGCTATTTCAAGGATCTCAGGGTTAATAAGAGATGTATTGATTGCTACGGTTATTGGTGCAACCTCTCTTGCAGACATATTCTTTTCTTCATTTCGCTTTGCTAATTTATTTCGATCGTTTTTTGCAGAGGGAGCATTTACTACCTCATTCATACCATTATACTCAGCAGAATCACATGATAATAAAAAGGCATTTAACTTTGCAAGTAGTGTAATATCCATTACGTTTATTATCTTAGTAATTTTTTGCCTTATCATGCAAACTTTCTCTCCTTATATGATTCAAATATTTACTCCTGGCTTTGATCAAAGCAAGTTTGCTCTTACCGTTACGCTTTCAAGAATTATGCTGCCTTACATAATTTTTAGCTCAATTGCAGCACTTATTGGAGGAATGCTTCAAGTAAAGCAACACTTTGTTTCAACAGCTATTGCACCAATTATTTTGAACCTCTGTTTGATAATCAGTTTATTTATACCGTATATCGCAACTCCAGAATATAATCTTTCTATAGCTGTGTTGGTTGGAGGGGCCTTGCAGTTATTGCTGATGCTATTTAGCGCGCAGAAATTAAACACGCTTTTTTCTTTTAGTTTAGAATTGAGTGACAAAGTAAGGCTTTTTTTTAAACGTGTGGTACCCTCGATTATAAACCACTGTTTTATACAAATAAGTGTATGGATTGACACAATCATGGCGAGTTTTATACCAAATGCGGTGTCTTATATATATTATGCCGATAGACTAAATCAACTACCGCAGGGAATAATCGGCACTGCAATTGGTACAGTGCTTCTTCCTTTAATTTCAAAACAGATGAATAATACTGAAAATATAGTCAAAATACAAAGCAAGGCTCTCAACATAGGATTAATGTTAATTATGCCAATAACTGCTGCCTTTATCATTATTCCCGACACAATTTTACTTACGCTTTTTTCTTACGGCCGGTTTGATCATTATGCAGTGCAGCAAACTGTTCCCACGTTAATAGCATTTTCTCTTTCTTTACCTGCATTTATTATAAATAAAGTATTGCTACCCACATTTTTTGCTAAAGGCAATCTAAAAATACCAACTATGTTCTCACTAATGTGCCTTGGAATTAATGTAGTGCTAAACCTTTTGTTAATGAACGAGTATCAGCACACGGGAATTGCTATCGCTACTTCCGTTTCCACTTGGATAAACTCCATTCTATTAATTAGTTATTTAACAATAAATAAAATGTATAAGGTTAGCCAAGCGTTATTGTTAAATATCATGAAAATTTTTGTAGCAACGGCAGTCATGTCAATAGCCCTTTATATTTTTAATTCTTTGTTGGCAGGATTATTTTTTGATAAAATGTTGGCTCGTATTGTTTATTTAACGACTTTAATAGCTTTGAGTGTTATTGTTTATTTTGGTACTCTCTATTTAATATTTAGGGGAAATTTGAATAATTTGAAATATGTATAA
- the rpmF gene encoding 50S ribosomal protein L32 — MAVPKRKKSKSRRNMHRSHHAIQPKNIVVCSTTGEFMLPHNVAVDGSYKGKRVFIKQQAE, encoded by the coding sequence TTGGCAGTTCCAAAAAGAAAAAAGTCAAAGTCAAGGCGTAATATGCATCGTTCTCATCATGCTATTCAGCCTAAGAATATTGTGGTGTGTTCAACAACTGGGGAATTCATGTTGCCTCATAACGTAGCAGTTGATGGCAGTTACAAAGGAAAACGGGTTTTCATCAAGCAACAGGCAGAGTGA
- the plsX gene encoding phosphate acyltransferase PlsX, with the protein MLSTVNNNIVIALDAMGGDFAPLSVIQGAGFFLDNLVDPGIKVFFHIYGDKEEVSPLLLKYKKVSNNSEFTHCSDNVLANDKPSFALRHRKDSSMKAAIVAVKEGKAFGVVSSGNTGALMAISRFILGTLPNIYRPAIASVCPTKTKSFALLDLGANVDCNADSLFQFALMGSIFAKVALKIDNPEVALLNIGTEEVKGTDSVRGAFELLKNAPGINFKGYIEASEFLEGNIDVIVADGFVGNVMLKTAEATASTFINLIKQEVLSSWAAKMLVGILLKSRLNKTLTRFNPKIRNGAMFLGLNGIIIKSHGNSDAISFAHAIKFAVNAISENLNQKIINGVSHVE; encoded by the coding sequence ATGTTATCTACGGTCAATAATAATATAGTTATTGCACTTGACGCTATGGGGGGCGATTTTGCGCCTCTTTCCGTAATTCAGGGCGCTGGTTTTTTTTTGGATAATCTTGTTGACCCAGGAATTAAAGTTTTTTTTCATATTTATGGAGATAAGGAAGAAGTATCTCCTTTGCTTTTGAAATATAAAAAAGTAAGTAACAATTCTGAATTTACTCATTGTTCTGACAATGTCCTTGCAAATGATAAGCCATCTTTTGCGCTGAGACATCGTAAAGACTCAAGTATGAAGGCTGCAATTGTTGCAGTAAAAGAAGGTAAAGCTTTCGGAGTGGTATCTTCAGGTAATACTGGAGCATTGATGGCAATTTCCAGATTTATTTTAGGAACATTACCAAATATTTATCGCCCTGCTATTGCGTCTGTCTGTCCAACTAAGACAAAGAGCTTTGCATTGCTTGACCTTGGTGCAAATGTTGATTGTAATGCCGACTCATTATTTCAATTTGCATTAATGGGAAGTATATTTGCAAAAGTAGCGCTAAAAATTGACAATCCTGAGGTTGCTTTGCTAAATATCGGTACAGAAGAAGTTAAAGGCACTGACTCAGTACGCGGCGCTTTTGAGTTGCTTAAAAACGCTCCAGGCATTAATTTCAAAGGGTATATAGAGGCAAGTGAGTTCTTAGAGGGTAATATAGATGTGATTGTTGCTGATGGTTTTGTTGGCAATGTAATGCTCAAAACGGCTGAGGCAACCGCTAGTACCTTTATCAATCTAATAAAGCAGGAAGTACTGAGCTCATGGGCAGCAAAAATGCTTGTTGGTATATTGTTAAAATCCAGACTAAATAAAACACTAACGCGTTTTAATCCTAAAATTAGAAATGGAGCTATGTTTTTAGGGCTGAATGGTATCATCATTAAAAGTCATGGAAATTCTGATGCTATTTCTTTTGCCCATGCCATAAAATTTGCAGTAAATGCAATTAGTGAAAATTTAAATCAAAAGATAATTAATGGGGTAAGTCACGTTGAATAA
- a CDS encoding beta-ketoacyl-ACP synthase III has translation MNKSFILSTGSYLPRKTLSNNEIASIVETSDEWIRQRTGIVQRHIADEGELTSDLAVNAARNAIEKAKISVDEIDLIIVATTTPDKTLPSCATIVQSKLKCKNAFSFDVQAACSGFIYAVTVADSLIKSNNRIKCALVIGAEIMSRIVDWEDRSTCILFGDGAGAVVMKSKIDKSGIISTNLHSDGNVDILCTSGGVSSTGNSGKICMNGTEVFKYAVDKLTASVEEALRCNNLKITEIDWLIPHQANIRIIEAVVKKLDFSIEKVINTVDKHANTSAASIPLALDYAIQESKIKLGSQGLLIAIGAGLTWGSVLLRY, from the coding sequence TTGAATAAAAGTTTTATATTAAGCACTGGATCTTACCTACCAAGAAAAACGTTGAGTAACAACGAAATTGCATCGATAGTTGAGACAAGCGATGAATGGATAAGGCAGAGAACAGGAATAGTTCAAAGGCATATAGCAGATGAAGGAGAATTAACGTCAGACTTAGCTGTAAATGCAGCAAGAAATGCTATAGAAAAAGCTAAAATTTCAGTAGATGAAATTGATTTAATCATAGTTGCCACAACAACGCCTGATAAAACTTTGCCTAGCTGTGCAACGATTGTACAAAGTAAGTTAAAATGTAAAAACGCATTTTCTTTTGATGTACAAGCAGCATGCTCTGGTTTTATATATGCAGTTACAGTTGCTGATTCGCTCATAAAATCTAACAATAGAATTAAATGTGCGCTCGTTATTGGCGCTGAAATAATGTCTAGGATTGTTGATTGGGAAGATAGATCAACTTGTATACTCTTTGGTGATGGTGCTGGTGCAGTGGTGATGAAATCAAAAATTGATAAAAGTGGCATCATATCAACAAACTTACATTCCGATGGTAATGTAGATATATTATGTACAAGTGGAGGAGTGTCCTCAACTGGCAATTCTGGAAAAATATGCATGAATGGAACAGAAGTGTTTAAATATGCGGTAGACAAGTTAACAGCTTCAGTAGAGGAAGCACTAAGATGCAATAATTTAAAAATTACTGAGATTGATTGGTTAATTCCCCATCAAGCAAACATTCGTATTATTGAAGCAGTAGTAAAGAAATTAGATTTTTCTATAGAGAAAGTGATTAATACCGTTGATAAGCATGCAAATACCTCAGCGGCATCAATTCCACTGGCCTTAGACTATGCAATACAAGAATCAAAAATAAAATTAGGAAGCCAGGGACTGCTGATTGCAATAGGCGCAGGCCTGACCTGGGGTTCCGTGTTGCTGCGCTATTAG
- a CDS encoding IS256 family transposase: MNQRIANKTTGLVDYKELETNILSSIREGRPLTGRDGVLTPLIKKLLEASLEGEIENHLLAESEENNRRNGRNGKTLRTSAGSFELLTPRDREGSFEPQIVKKRQTNLHPELETKILSTFASGMSYRDIASHVEEIYDHKISAAEISSITDKLLPVINEWRSRPLQSVYPIVFMDGMFFKVKEDGHCVSKCMYNILGVDQNGRKEVLGFYLAESEGANFWLGVLNDLKERGVEDILIACVDGLKSFPAAINSVFPKAEVQLCIVHQIRNSLKYVSSKDVKVFMNDLKKIYRASSKEIAENYLLELEEKWGEKYPLVIKSWQNNWENLSGYFKYSGPVRKLIYTTNPIEGLHRQIRKFTKTKGSFTSTNALYKQVYCAIKKAEQNWIMAIPNWALTISQLDIFFPGRLKIELN, from the coding sequence ATGAATCAAAGAATAGCAAATAAAACTACTGGATTGGTAGATTATAAAGAATTAGAAACAAATATCCTGTCGTCTATACGAGAAGGAAGGCCGCTGACGGGAAGGGACGGAGTATTAACACCATTGATAAAAAAGCTGCTGGAGGCAAGTTTGGAAGGTGAAATAGAAAATCACTTGTTGGCTGAAAGCGAAGAAAATAATCGAAGAAATGGGAGAAATGGAAAGACTTTAAGGACAAGTGCCGGTTCATTTGAACTTTTGACGCCAAGGGATAGAGAAGGAAGTTTTGAGCCGCAAATAGTCAAAAAAAGGCAAACAAACTTACATCCAGAGCTTGAAACGAAGATCTTGAGCACATTTGCCAGTGGTATGAGTTATAGAGATATAGCGTCACACGTTGAGGAAATTTATGATCACAAAATATCGGCGGCAGAGATATCAAGTATTACCGACAAATTGCTACCGGTAATCAACGAATGGCGTAGTCGCCCATTGCAGTCTGTGTACCCAATAGTGTTCATGGATGGCATGTTTTTCAAAGTTAAGGAGGACGGGCATTGCGTAAGTAAATGCATGTATAATATATTAGGCGTAGATCAAAATGGCAGAAAAGAGGTACTAGGCTTTTATTTAGCCGAAAGTGAGGGAGCCAACTTCTGGTTAGGGGTATTAAATGACCTAAAAGAGAGAGGAGTAGAGGATATTCTGATTGCCTGCGTCGATGGTCTAAAAAGTTTTCCTGCAGCAATAAATAGTGTGTTTCCTAAAGCAGAAGTACAGCTATGTATAGTGCATCAGATAAGGAATTCATTGAAATATGTATCCAGCAAAGATGTGAAAGTTTTCATGAACGATTTGAAGAAAATATATCGTGCTTCAAGTAAAGAAATCGCTGAGAATTATTTGCTTGAGCTGGAAGAAAAATGGGGTGAAAAATATCCTTTGGTTATAAAATCGTGGCAAAATAATTGGGAAAATTTATCTGGTTATTTTAAGTATTCTGGGCCAGTTAGAAAGCTGATTTATACCACCAATCCTATTGAGGGGTTGCATAGACAGATTAGAAAATTCACTAAAACTAAGGGCTCATTTACTAGTACAAATGCCTTGTACAAACAGGTATATTGTGCTATAAAAAAGGCAGAGCAAAATTGGATTATGGCTATACCTAATTGGGCTTTAACTATATCTCAACTTGATATTTTCTTTCCTGGTAGATTGAAAATTGAGTTGAATTAA
- a CDS encoding peptidoglycan D,D-transpeptidase FtsI family protein, whose protein sequence is MQALLKNKLRSLCFIVPLFTFYIIIIFRIFSLTFDQPTTSENFRKDNTVHKQPDILDRNGVVIATNVATTSLYTDATKIKNPESIAAQLCSILNDLEYENLYRVLTSEKKFAWIKRHLTPKELLAIKNAGVPGINFYNDVKRIYPHSNLFSHVLGYTDIDGNGIAGVEAYISKNKQHSVIQVPDIQLYEFCNLKAIPAQQFPTQQMVSSQCVTLGSRYKNTDKLCDEQRIPETYVKNNVCDEIAHKTGFQCQCTGMTPDQASAQSSVIRQGWSRSADQYVQLSLDTRVQSIVHEELTKAVSRYQALGGVGIVLNVRNSEIISMVSLPDFNPNLQSKAEDVQKFNRASLGVYEMGSVLKFFTIAAALDANVTKTSDLYDVSTPITIGKYKIQDFHKSKIPKITVQDIFVKSSNIGAAKIAVKLGIEKQVEYFKAMKLFSPLKIEIPEKSTPIIPDKWSENTLITASYGYGIAVTPIHLAQTAAALINNGIFHNATLMLNKRSIGEQIISRRTSREMRKLLRAAVTDGTGRKAKIKAYSIGGKTGSAEKVVDGKYSKDANIASFIGVLTMLDPRYIVLIAIDEPQGMHHTGGIIAAPIVKNIINRIAPILNVTPEM, encoded by the coding sequence ATGCAAGCATTACTTAAAAATAAGCTCCGCTCACTGTGTTTTATAGTACCATTATTTACGTTTTATATAATAATTATTTTTCGCATATTCTCTTTAACATTTGATCAACCTACTACTTCAGAAAATTTTAGAAAAGATAATACAGTACATAAACAACCTGATATTTTAGATAGAAATGGAGTGGTAATAGCAACAAATGTGGCCACAACATCACTATATACAGATGCAACCAAAATAAAGAATCCGGAAAGTATAGCAGCACAACTGTGTTCTATTTTGAATGATCTTGAATACGAGAACTTATATAGAGTACTTACTTCAGAAAAGAAATTTGCTTGGATAAAGCGGCACTTGACTCCAAAAGAACTGTTAGCAATAAAAAATGCCGGCGTGCCAGGAATAAACTTCTATAACGACGTAAAACGTATATATCCTCACAGTAATTTATTTTCACACGTGCTTGGTTACACTGACATAGATGGTAACGGTATTGCAGGAGTTGAGGCATATATAAGTAAAAACAAACAACATTCTGTTATCCAAGTACCTGATATACAGTTGTATGAATTTTGCAACTTGAAAGCAATTCCTGCACAGCAATTCCCCACACAACAGATGGTGTCATCCCAGTGCGTGACACTGGGATCCAGATATAAAAATACTGACAAATTATGTGATGAACAACGGATTCCAGAAACATATGTCAAAAACAATGTTTGTGATGAAATTGCGCATAAAACTGGATTCCAGTGTCAGTGCACTGGAATGACACCAGACCAAGCTTCTGCACAATCTTCTGTCATCCGACAGGGATGGTCACGCTCTGCTGATCAATATGTTCAACTATCCTTAGATACACGAGTGCAAAGCATAGTGCATGAAGAGCTAACTAAAGCTGTAAGCAGGTATCAGGCACTTGGCGGAGTAGGAATTGTTTTAAATGTGAGAAATAGTGAAATCATCTCGATGGTCAGTCTACCTGATTTTAACCCCAACCTACAGAGTAAGGCAGAAGACGTACAAAAGTTTAATCGCGCCAGTCTTGGGGTGTATGAGATGGGCTCGGTATTAAAATTCTTTACAATAGCCGCAGCGCTTGATGCAAACGTTACAAAAACTAGCGATTTATATGACGTATCAACACCAATCACCATTGGAAAGTATAAAATTCAGGATTTTCACAAATCTAAAATTCCAAAAATTACTGTGCAAGATATATTTGTAAAATCATCCAACATTGGTGCAGCAAAAATTGCAGTCAAATTAGGCATTGAAAAACAAGTAGAATACTTTAAAGCTATGAAGCTATTTTCTCCTTTGAAAATAGAAATACCAGAAAAATCTACACCGATAATCCCGGATAAATGGAGTGAAAACACTTTAATAACAGCATCTTATGGTTATGGCATAGCTGTAACTCCTATACATCTTGCACAAACTGCAGCAGCATTAATCAACAATGGAATATTTCATAACGCAACCTTGATGTTGAATAAAAGAAGTATAGGAGAGCAAATTATCTCAAGAAGAACTTCCAGGGAAATGAGAAAATTATTACGTGCAGCAGTAACAGATGGCACTGGCAGGAAAGCAAAAATAAAGGCATATTCAATAGGGGGAAAGACCGGATCGGCGGAAAAAGTTGTAGATGGTAAATATAGCAAAGATGCAAACATAGCGTCATTTATAGGAGTGCTGACTATGCTTGACCCAAGGTACATAGTGCTAATTGCTATTGATGAGCCTCAAGGGATGCACCATACCGGGGGAATAATTGCTGCGCCTATAGTAAAGAACATTATAAATAGAATAGCGCCTATACTAAATGTTACACCTGAGATGTAA
- the ispH gene encoding 4-hydroxy-3-methylbut-2-enyl diphosphate reductase yields the protein MEIILAEPRGFCAGVKRAVDILAITLEKYKNKCQVYVLHEIVHNKYIVEDFKRQGVVFVNSIEEIEDNGGILIFSAHGVSKNIEDEAKRKGIQVIDATCPLVSKVHKEAKRYENGGKELILIGHENHPEVKGIRGRVNNPITLVQTLQDVSNLKVKNPDNLSYVTQTTLSIDDTREIIVALKLRFPGITGPDLKDICYATQNRQNAVKKLAEIVDMMLVVGSKNSSNSNRLLDLCTARGKRAYLIDNYRCVNKSWFQGIEKIGITAGASAPDILVDELMNYLKVNLSVKISVMPGGIIENVQFKIPNLVH from the coding sequence ATGGAAATCATCTTAGCTGAGCCGCGAGGTTTTTGTGCCGGGGTAAAAAGAGCTGTGGACATATTAGCTATCACTTTAGAAAAATACAAAAACAAGTGCCAAGTTTATGTGCTACACGAAATTGTTCACAATAAATATATAGTAGAGGACTTTAAGAGACAAGGAGTGGTTTTTGTGAACAGTATCGAGGAAATTGAAGATAATGGAGGAATACTGATCTTCAGCGCGCACGGAGTATCAAAAAATATAGAAGATGAGGCAAAAAGAAAGGGTATTCAAGTGATTGATGCAACATGTCCTTTAGTCAGCAAAGTGCATAAAGAGGCAAAAAGGTATGAAAACGGTGGTAAAGAATTAATTCTCATTGGGCATGAAAACCATCCAGAAGTTAAGGGAATTAGGGGAAGAGTAAACAATCCTATCACTTTAGTACAAACTTTGCAGGATGTAAGCAATTTAAAAGTTAAAAATCCAGATAATTTGTCTTATGTTACACAAACCACATTAAGCATCGACGATACCCGTGAAATTATTGTTGCCCTGAAGCTCAGATTTCCAGGCATAACAGGTCCAGATTTAAAGGACATATGCTATGCAACGCAAAACAGACAAAATGCTGTTAAAAAGCTAGCTGAAATTGTAGACATGATGTTAGTTGTAGGAAGTAAAAATAGCTCAAATTCAAACCGCTTATTAGATCTGTGCACTGCCAGAGGAAAAAGAGCCTACTTGATTGATAATTACAGATGTGTGAATAAAAGCTGGTTTCAGGGCATAGAAAAGATAGGAATCACCGCAGGTGCTTCCGCTCCTGACATATTGGTTGATGAATTAATGAACTACCTAAAAGTAAACCTGAGTGTAAAAATTTCAGTTATGCCAGGTGGTATTATTGAAAATGTTCAGTTTAAAATACCGAATCTGGTACACTAA